In Flavobacterium piscisymbiosum, the sequence CGATGTGGATGGCGATGTGATTAGATTTCCGTTTTTATCGGTTACCATCCATCCTAAAAGAAATTCAGCAGAACCTTTCATTATCGGATAACCTTCATTTTTTAAATAGGCTTTATCCTGTGTAAAAATATAATGCTCCCAAATATGCGTGCTTAACCATGCACCGGCGAGTGGCCAACAGGCCCACATTGGATCTTCTTTGCCAAATTGCCCAACGGGATTTGTCATTGCCCAAATATCAGAATTATGTGCCGCAGCCCAGCCTTTATCGACTCCGTAAAAAGTCTTTGCGGTTACTTTTCCGGTTACCGAAAGATTTTTTATAAAGCTTAAAAGCGGCAAATGCATTTCTGAAAGATTGGTGTTTTCTGCCAGCCAATAATTTTCTTCCAGATTGATATTCATGGTGTAATTACTACTCCATGGCGGATTTAAATGCGGATTCCAAATGCCTTGTAAATTGGCCGGAACGCCTAAAGTTCTGGAACTACTTATGAGTAAATAACGTCCGAAATTGAAATATAAGATTTCGAGGTTTTTATCTTCTTTTCCGTCAGCGTAACGCAATAAGCGTTCGTCTGTTGGTAAATCCGGAGCGGTTGTTTTGCCTAAATCTAAAGTTACGCGATTGTAGAATTTTTGATAATCTTTTGTATGGTTCTCTTTTAATTGATCGAATGATTTTGCAAATGACTTATTTAGGTTTTGCAAAGCAATTGATACATCGTCTAATCCTTCGGTTGCTGGATTTTTGTCGAAACCATTAAAACTTGTCGCAACAGACACGTAAACATATGCTTCTGTGGCATCTTTTAAACTTAAAAAATCTCTGGAACTTGTCACTTTTCCGTCTGTTTTTTTAATTTGAATTAAAGTAGTAAATCTTGTTCCTCTATCTTGTATTTTTTGATATTTTGGTACAACCTGGTATCCTGCATTTTCATGAATTGGTGCAACTCCGGTCATTACCAGGATATTATTTCTTACTTCGACATTTGACTTTAGTAAACTTTTTAAATTAATGTCAAAATTTAAACCGCCTTTTATACTGCTCGTCAGTTTAATTACCATGATTTGGTCTGGTGCTGAAACAAAATATTCACGTGTAAATTTTATACCGTTTAATTCATAACTTACTTTTGATATTGCGTTCGAAATATCCAATTCCCTGCGATAATTTACCGCTTTTCCTTTCTCGGAATTATTGATTTCTAATGTTCCAAGCGGAGCATAAGATTCAGAATTTTTCCCTTGAATTTTTTTATTTAATTCTTCGGCTAGTTTGTAGTTTTCGTTTTTGAGCGCTTCGCGAATGGCCGGAATGTTTTTGTAGGCTTCGGGATTCATATTGGCATTTACGGGCTCGCCTGACCACAGCGTAATGTCATTCAGGTAAATTTTATCTGAGTTTGCTCCGCCAAAAACCGTTGCTCCCATTTTTCCGTTTCCTAGAACTAAGCTTTCTTCAAAGAATTCTGCGGGTTGATTGTACCACAAAACATGACTGGATTGTGCCGTCATATTTGTACAGAAAGGGGTTAATAGTACAATGAAGAATATTTTTATGAGGTTTGATTTCATGTATTCTTTTTTGATTTTGAATTTCGTTTAAATATATGCCGTTCCTATGGAACTCTCTTTACGTTCCTGATTTTTTTATCAACGGATTAACATCCGTTGCTAGAAATATGTCGTTCCTCTGGAACTTTTTTAATCGTATTTATTCTAACCCAATATGCGCGCGCGAGGGATAGGAGCAATTACCGAAGTAATGTGGATAGCCCGACCGTATTTGCGAAAGGCGCACATAAGCGGTTTGTTAAGTAGCGCCTTTTGTAAATACGGTCACGCCCAAATGTCACACAAAAATATTATTTACTAACCTTATATATTTCATTTGCCGTAATCATTTCCCAATTGTCGGTTCTGAAAGACGATGCGGGAAATTTTTCTTTATTGAAAAGATTGATTTCGGTATCGTCGTCTGCCCAACCGTAATGAACGGCAACGGGATTTTTTACTTCGTCGCTGGAAACGATTATTTTGTTGTCTTTTATTATCGCTTTCGCGGAATGAAAAACTTTGTCGGCACCGGCAATTTCGAATCCTTTTACGTTTTCTGAATGGTCCGGAGTCGCTAATCCTGAACCGATATTATCGAATATCAGAATGATTTGGTTTCCTTTTATTTCCTGAGATTTAAAAGTTGGTCCGCTATAAACTTGCTTTTTGCCGTAGACATTGTGTAGCGCAATTGCGGCCAAACGCAAACCAACGTCTTGTTTGTTGGTTGGGTGAATGTCTTTTGCGTTACCGATATCGGTGGTTACGACCATTCCGGTATTTTTTAATTTTAAAGTTTCTGATTGTGCTTCGCGAAGTTCTGCCCAACGGCTGCCGACTTTGCTATTTCCGTTGAACTCGTTGAAGGTTGATAATTGAACAAAGTAGAAAGGAAAATCGCCTTGTTTGAATTTTGTTCGCCAATCGTTGATCATTAACGGAAATGACTTTTTGTATTGTTTTGCGCGCCAGACATTGGCTTCGCCCTGATACCATAAAACGCCCTGAAACGCATACGGAACCAACGGATTTACCATTGCATTGTATAATAATGATGGATAACTGTTTGGTGAAACGGCAATTTTTACTTGTACGACATTGAATTTCCAAAGTCCTTCGAGTGGTATATTGGTGTCTTTAAACTGAATTTTCAAATCGACTGGATCGCCGTAAATTCCCCCGCCGCCTGAGTAATCTGCAATTCTTACTGAAATTACATTTTTGCCTTCTTTTAAAGTTCCGGCTGGAATTTTATAAATTCTTAAGGCTTCCCAAATTTTGTTTGTTCCTACCTGAACACCATTTACGTAAGTTACATCTTCATCATCTACTTTTGAAAGATGTAAAACGGCTTCGCTTTTGGCTTGTTCTGCGGTTAAAGTAATCGTTTTTCGCATCCAGACTACGCCATCAATATTGCCTATTTGCTGATTTTCCCATAAAGATGGAACTTTTATTTCTGGCCAGTTTTTATCATCAAAACTGAATTCCTTAAACTTGCTTTCGTTTTCCATCGAAACATCAAAACCCTGAACTTTCTTTATGTTATCTAAAACCGATTTTTTATATACTTCAAAAACAGCATCCATATCCACCTGAGGCACATCGGCAATCATGCTTTTAAAGTCGTCGCTTTTTTCGAATGCTTCACGGCTTGTCCAGGTTTCTACGTTTGTTCCGCCCCAGGAAGTATTTATGATTCCGATTGGGATTTTAAGTTCTGCGTATAATTTTTTGGCAAAAAAGAAACCTGCTGCTGTAAAATCGCGAATGTTTTCTTTGTTGGCAACCAACCATTTTCCGGCTTTAAGATCTTCTTTTGGAGTTCCGCTTAAATCCTGTGCAACGCCAAAATGACGAATCATGGGATAATCAGCATCTGCCATTTCTTTTTCGGCGTTCATGGTTTTGTACATCTGGAATTCCATGTTCGATTGTCCACTGCAAATCCAGACTTCACCAACCAAAACATTTTTGATGACGATTTTGTTTTTTCCTGTAATGGATAACTCAAAAGGTCCGCCTGCTTTTTCGGCAGATAATTTTATCATCCATTTTCCATCTTTATCGGCTTGGATGGTTTTGGTTTGTTTGTTAAAATGAACTTCGACTTTTTCATTGGCATCTGCCCAACCCCAAACCGGAATTTCTTTGTTGCGCTGCAGTACCATTCCGTCAGAAAATAATAAAGGCATTCTAACATTGGCATTCACCAATATGCTGCACATTATAAAAAGGAAGATGATGTTTTTCTTCATTGTTTTTTTGTTTAAACCATATAAGTGATATAAGATAATTTAAGTTTTGCACGTGGCTTGTACTTATGTTTTCTTATATCACTTATGTGGTGAATTCATTATTTTTATTGTAATCCTTCGATCATTGCATTTAGTGCCTGAGTGTCGGAAACTGTATTATTGGCTCTATTAATGATTCCGAAACTGTTGTCTCCCAGACTTCCTTCGTCCCAATAGAATGGCAATAGACCATTTGCTTTAGCTGTTTTTACCACTGTTTTTAAATAATAAGCTCTTGAGTTTAGATGTAAAGTTAATGCATCGCCGGTTAAAGTGGTTCTGCGAATGGCACCAAATTCTCCTAGTAAAACTGGAATTCCTTTATCGACAAACTGGGTTTTCATGAGTTTAAAGTATTTCTCTAAATCAGCTTCTTCTCCCCAAGTTGCATTTCGATCTGTATCTGTTGTCGAGTGATAACCTGTTCCCCAGTAATAGAACATTTTTCCCCAGGTTTCGTCTTTGGTTAATCCGGCGAAATTCCATGGCGTGTAATAATGTACTTCGACCATCATACGATTTGCTGCTGCATCTGTTGGTAAGGTAGTCATTAACTTATTTGTTTTTTCGATATCTGTTGTTGGTCCCTGAACTACTAATGTTCTGTAAGCGTTTTTACCTCCTGTTGAACGAACAGCATCAATAAAAGTTTGGTGATAAGAGGTTAAAACTGCCATTTGTGCCGCATCTTCAACCGCTGGTTCATTGGCACTTGCAAAAAGTAAATGTTCATCGAATCCGCGTAATTGTGTTGCGATTTGTTCCCAGAATGCTTTTTGTTTGGCATTGTTTTCTTCTTTTTTGGCTTCGGTGATATTGTTTTCTAACCATCCACCATCCCAGTGAATGTTTACTACCACATACATATTATTGTCTACACAATATTGCACGACTTCTTTTACGCGGTTGAGCCAATCTGCTTTGATTTTGGCTGTAGCCGAATTTTCTAAATACTGATTCCAAGAACACGGAATTCTAATTGCATTAAAACCACTTGCTTTTACAGCATCGATTAGCGCTTTGGTTACTTTTGGATTTCCCCAGGCGGTTTCTCCGTTAGTGGCTTCTAAAGTGTTACCAATGTTCCATCCTAATTTTATTTTTGCTGCTAATTGCACTGCGGTACTTGACATTCCTGAAGCATCAGCCGCAATTGGGTTTGTGTTGTAACTTGGATATAAACCTGTAACAGGATTTCCTGCTGCTTGCGAAACTGCAATTTGAATTGATGGGGCTTCAGCTGAGCTTAATGTTAAGGTTGCCGTTCTCGCCTCTTTGGTAGTGTTCTCTAAAGCTGTTATTTTTACGATAACAGTTCCTTTTACTCCTGATGTCTGGCTTAATTGTATCCAGTTTGCATTTGTACTCGTAATTGTCCAGACCTGCACATTGGCAGTAACTTTTACAATAGATTCGTTGCTTTTGCCTAAAAAATCAATTTTATTGGTATCTGCAGTCAGCGTATTTTCTACAGGTGCCGGATCTGCTGCATCTTTGTCTGCACTACAAGCCCAGATAGTTAAGAACGACAAACATAAAATGGCACTAAACAGGTAACTCTTAATAGTATTTTTCATTTGGTTTGGTTGGTTTAATAGTTAGTTTTAAGTTTTATTCACGCAAAATCCTTTTTATTTATTAAAATAACCGTTGGTGTAATAGATAAAATTTAATTAAACACATAGAAACATAGATACTATGATTCTGAAAAAAAGAAATCAAAAAGAAACTAGTTTCTCACACATAGTCCCGATAGCTATCGGGATGTGTTAATGCAAGTGAAATGCCTTTTTGAGTTCAATAAATTTTATGTTTCTATGTGTTAAAAATAATTACACTCCTACAGGTTAAAATAATGCTCTTTAATAAAAATCAAAGAGCATTAGTGTTTCTAGCTTATTTTATTGTTACAACAACTTCTTTTTTAATATCTCTGGAGGAATTTCCAAGTTTCAAAGTATATTTTCCTGGTTCAATTGTCCACTTTTTATTGGCTACGTCATAGTAAGCCAACTCTTTTACCGGAACTTTGATGGTTACAGTATTAGAACTTCCTGATTTTACCAATGTTTTCTGGAAACCTTTTAATTCCTGTGCTGCACGTGTTATTTTAGAATCTGATTTTGAAGTGTATAATTGCACTACTTCTTTTCCATCTACTTTTCCTGTGTTTTTAACCTCTACAGAAACTGTGATTGTTTCGTTTTGTGCGTACGATTCTTTGTCTGTTTTTGCATTATCGAAAGCAAAAGTGGTGTATGACAATCCGTATCCGAAAGGATATAATGGCGTAACATTTTTAGTATCAAACCAACGGTATCCTACCAAAATTCCTTCGGCATAGTTTACTGTTTTTCCTCCAGGAAAACTGTTTGTCGCATGTGCAGGAGAATCCATGATTTGTTTAGGCATTGTCCAGGGTAATTTTCCTGACGGATTTACTTTTCCTAAGATTACATCTGCCAAAGCATTTCCTCCTTCAGAACCGTTAAACCATGTCCATACCAAAGCTGACGTTTTTTTGCCTACTGCATCAATATCAAAAGGCGCACCGGCAACCATAACTACAATCGTTTTTGGATTTACTGCCAATACTTTCTGAATTAATTCTTCTTGCCCGAATGGTAATTTTAAGTTTCTACGGTCAGAAGCTTCTGTTTCGTAATCACGGTTTGAACCTGCAAAAATGATGGCAACATCAGATTTTTTAGCGGTTTCTATTGCTTCCTGCAATTTAGCAGGATCTAACTGATCGATTGTTACCGGACCATTTGAGGTTATGTTTCCTAAATTTCCTTTGTTTTTTTCGTCGTAACGCTCTAAATATCCTTCGGCATAATTGATTTTTATTGACGATGGCAATCTGTTTTTTAAACCTTCAAGCGGTGTAACTTCTCTTTTTGTTTTTACACCTGCACCAAATCCGCCAAGAGCATTTTTCTTTGTTGCATTGTTTCCAATAACAGCAATCGATTTTACTCCGTCTAATTTTAATGGTAATACGTTGTTGTCGTTTTTCAATAAAACGATGGCTTCCGCAGCAATTTTATAAGCGTCCTGATAATGTGCTTCGGTTGCAATGCTTCCTTTTGCACGTTCTTTTCCGCCCATTGCTTTTACCTGAAATAAAGTGCGAAGGATTCTTTTTACGTGAACATCAATTTCTGCTTCTGAGATTTCTTTGTTTTTAGCGGCAGCTATTAATTTATCGGCAAGGAAAAATTCATTGAATGGTTTTGGAGTTCCCATTTCAATATCTAATCCATTTTTAAGAGATTTTACTGTCGAATGCACCGCAGCCCAGTCTGAAACGACAACGCCTTTGAATCCCCATTCGTCACGAAGGATTTTATTTAGCATATAATCATTCTCACATAAATATTCTCCTCTAAATTTATTGTAAGCACCCATAACGCTATACGCATGAGCCTCTTTTATAGAAGCTTCGAAAGCTGGTAAATAAATTTCACGAAGTGTACGTTCGTCAATCTGAACATCGACAAAATCACGATTGGTTTCCTGATTGTTGGCTGCAAAGTGTTTTACACAAGCCATAACATCATTGTCCTGTAAACCAACAATCAATGGCACTGCAATTTTTTTGTTCAAAAACGGATCTTCAGACATGTATTCGTATGTTCTTCCTCCAAGCGGTGTTCTCACAATATTTATGGCTGGTGAAAGCAACATATCTTTATCACGTGCACGCATTTCCTGTCCTAAACTATTTCCGAAAGTGTATGCCATATCCGCATTCCATGTTGCGGCTAAACCTCCGCCTGCCGGATAATAGGTTGCAAAATCATTTGTTAAACCTGCCGGAGCCCAATTATCGCGTGAAATTTCTTCACGAACTCCTAGCGGTCCGTCCGCCATTTTTAATTCCGGAATTCCTAAACGTTTTACACCACCGGAAGTAAACATGCTGTTACCGTGCAACATTCCGATTTTTTCTTCCAATGTCATTTGAGCGACTAACTTGTCGATTTCGGCATCAAATTCTGATCCTATTTCTTTTCCCTGATACTCTTTTGCTTCACCTGAATCTGAGCTTGTTGTACTTTTTGCATCATTTTTGCAAGAGGTAAATACTGCAAAAGCTAATGCTGCTGATAGGTATATGATTTTGTTTTTCATGCTTAATAAATTTATTTTTAGTTCTTGATAGCTGTTTTTAATGAATTATTGTTTTACCAAATTGAACAAGACGACATCGTTCTCATTCATTTTATATACTTTACTGTAAGTTCCTTTTGCATTGATGGTCACTTTTTCTGTTGCGATCAAAGCACCATTGTTTTTTTCTTTGATCTTTTGAACTTGTTCACGATTTAACTGACTTGGTTTTCCCAAAGCCAGATAATCGGCGTAAGCGTCATTGACTTTATATCCTACTTTATAAATTTCTAAAGTATAGTTTCCTTTTTGCAAACCATCAATTTCAATCTTTACGCTTCCTTTGGGTTGAGAGGGTAAATCTTTAATATAATACGATTGATTATTAACTGAATCTCCCGGATGCGTATTGGTAAAATCCCAAAACAGCAACTGAACATCTCCTTTTTTATTTTTAGTTACCCATGAAGAACTGTCTTTATTTTGAAGTTCTGTCTCGCCTAATTTATTTAGAAAGGCATAAGAGAAATAGGCCGGTTTTTTGATTCCCTGCGTATTCAATAATCCGAAACCTCCGTGAAAAGGCGTGAATCTAGGACCCGGTTCTTCAAAAATATCGGTAAAAACCCAGTACGACATCGAGTTTGCAGCATTGCCAACTTGTTTTAGCTTTTGCAAAATATAAGCTGCTGAATGGTAACTATCATGAACAGGATCTGCCGGAGTGTAGGAAGAACTCCATTCTGTATAATGCAATTCAAGATTTGGCTTAGCCGAATTTGAAATTTGTTTGCGCGAATTAATTACGTCACCGCTCA encodes:
- a CDS encoding sialate O-acetylesterase is translated as MKKNIIFLFIMCSILVNANVRMPLLFSDGMVLQRNKEIPVWGWADANEKVEVHFNKQTKTIQADKDGKWMIKLSAEKAGGPFELSITGKNKIVIKNVLVGEVWICSGQSNMEFQMYKTMNAEKEMADADYPMIRHFGVAQDLSGTPKEDLKAGKWLVANKENIRDFTAAGFFFAKKLYAELKIPIGIINTSWGGTNVETWTSREAFEKSDDFKSMIADVPQVDMDAVFEVYKKSVLDNIKKVQGFDVSMENESKFKEFSFDDKNWPEIKVPSLWENQQIGNIDGVVWMRKTITLTAEQAKSEAVLHLSKVDDEDVTYVNGVQVGTNKIWEALRIYKIPAGTLKEGKNVISVRIADYSGGGGIYGDPVDLKIQFKDTNIPLEGLWKFNVVQVKIAVSPNSYPSLLYNAMVNPLVPYAFQGVLWYQGEANVWRAKQYKKSFPLMINDWRTKFKQGDFPFYFVQLSTFNEFNGNSKVGSRWAELREAQSETLKLKNTGMVVTTDIGNAKDIHPTNKQDVGLRLAAIALHNVYGKKQVYSGPTFKSQEIKGNQIILIFDNIGSGLATPDHSENVKGFEIAGADKVFHSAKAIIKDNKIIVSSDEVKNPVAVHYGWADDDTEINLFNKEKFPASSFRTDNWEMITANEIYKVSK
- a CDS encoding glycoside hydrolase family 3 C-terminal domain-containing protein, whose translation is MKNKIIYLSAALAFAVFTSCKNDAKSTTSSDSGEAKEYQGKEIGSEFDAEIDKLVAQMTLEEKIGMLHGNSMFTSGGVKRLGIPELKMADGPLGVREEISRDNWAPAGLTNDFATYYPAGGGLAATWNADMAYTFGNSLGQEMRARDKDMLLSPAINIVRTPLGGRTYEYMSEDPFLNKKIAVPLIVGLQDNDVMACVKHFAANNQETNRDFVDVQIDERTLREIYLPAFEASIKEAHAYSVMGAYNKFRGEYLCENDYMLNKILRDEWGFKGVVVSDWAAVHSTVKSLKNGLDIEMGTPKPFNEFFLADKLIAAAKNKEISEAEIDVHVKRILRTLFQVKAMGGKERAKGSIATEAHYQDAYKIAAEAIVLLKNDNNVLPLKLDGVKSIAVIGNNATKKNALGGFGAGVKTKREVTPLEGLKNRLPSSIKINYAEGYLERYDEKNKGNLGNITSNGPVTIDQLDPAKLQEAIETAKKSDVAIIFAGSNRDYETEASDRRNLKLPFGQEELIQKVLAVNPKTIVVMVAGAPFDIDAVGKKTSALVWTWFNGSEGGNALADVILGKVNPSGKLPWTMPKQIMDSPAHATNSFPGGKTVNYAEGILVGYRWFDTKNVTPLYPFGYGLSYTTFAFDNAKTDKESYAQNETITVSVEVKNTGKVDGKEVVQLYTSKSDSKITRAAQELKGFQKTLVKSGSSNTVTIKVPVKELAYYDVANKKWTIEPGKYTLKLGNSSRDIKKEVVVTIK
- a CDS encoding cellulase family glycosylhydrolase, with amino-acid sequence MKNTIKSYLFSAILCLSFLTIWACSADKDAADPAPVENTLTADTNKIDFLGKSNESIVKVTANVQVWTITSTNANWIQLSQTSGVKGTVIVKITALENTTKEARTATLTLSSAEAPSIQIAVSQAAGNPVTGLYPSYNTNPIAADASGMSSTAVQLAAKIKLGWNIGNTLEATNGETAWGNPKVTKALIDAVKASGFNAIRIPCSWNQYLENSATAKIKADWLNRVKEVVQYCVDNNMYVVVNIHWDGGWLENNITEAKKEENNAKQKAFWEQIATQLRGFDEHLLFASANEPAVEDAAQMAVLTSYHQTFIDAVRSTGGKNAYRTLVVQGPTTDIEKTNKLMTTLPTDAAANRMMVEVHYYTPWNFAGLTKDETWGKMFYYWGTGYHSTTDTDRNATWGEEADLEKYFKLMKTQFVDKGIPVLLGEFGAIRRTTLTGDALTLHLNSRAYYLKTVVKTAKANGLLPFYWDEGSLGDNSFGIINRANNTVSDTQALNAMIEGLQ
- a CDS encoding glycoside hydrolase family 95 protein, translating into MKSNLIKIFFIVLLTPFCTNMTAQSSHVLWYNQPAEFFEESLVLGNGKMGATVFGGANSDKIYLNDITLWSGEPVNANMNPEAYKNIPAIREALKNENYKLAEELNKKIQGKNSESYAPLGTLEINNSEKGKAVNYRRELDISNAISKVSYELNGIKFTREYFVSAPDQIMVIKLTSSIKGGLNFDINLKSLLKSNVEVRNNILVMTGVAPIHENAGYQVVPKYQKIQDRGTRFTTLIQIKKTDGKVTSSRDFLSLKDATEAYVYVSVATSFNGFDKNPATEGLDDVSIALQNLNKSFAKSFDQLKENHTKDYQKFYNRVTLDLGKTTAPDLPTDERLLRYADGKEDKNLEILYFNFGRYLLISSSRTLGVPANLQGIWNPHLNPPWSSNYTMNINLEENYWLAENTNLSEMHLPLLSFIKNLSVTGKVTAKTFYGVDKGWAAAHNSDIWAMTNPVGQFGKEDPMWACWPLAGAWLSTHIWEHYIFTQDKAYLKNEGYPIMKGSAEFLLGWMVTDKNGNLITSPSTSPENQYLTPDGFVGATMYGGTADLAMIRECFDKTIKASKALNTDADFRAKLETALSKLYPYQIGKKGNLQEWYFDWEDKDPKHRHQSQLFGLFPGDHITPEKTPDLAAASKKTLEIKGDETTGWSKGWRINLWARLWDGNRAYKMFRELLRYVDPDGKKTEKPRRGGGTYPNLFDAHPPFQIDGNFGGAAAVAEMLVQSNENEIRLLPALPDAWETGSVKGICARGGFEIEMNWENKILKKVTVSSKLGGKTTLISGDKKQNITLKKGEKLEVKW